From Sphingobacteriaceae bacterium:
CAGGTTGGACAGGGTTTGGGCCTCCACCCCCTGGGCCGCGTCCACCACCAGCAGGGCCCCCTCGCAGGCCGCCAGGCTGCGGGACACTTCGTAGGCGAAATCCACGTGGCCGGGGGTGTCGATGAGGTTCAGGGTGTAGGAGCCGGCGGGGGTTTCGTAGTTCATGCGCACGGCCTTCAATTTGATGGTGATGCCCCGCTCCCGCTCCAACTCCATGGCGTCCAGCCGCTGATCCTCCGCGGTCCTGGGCGGAGCGGCGCCGGCGGCTTCCATCAGCCGGTCCGCCAGGGTGGACTTGCCGTGGTCGATATGGGCGATGATGCAGAAGTTGCGGATGTGCTCGGCGGCTGCAGCCATGGCTTCCCCTCCAAGTATCGTGCACATTATCGCCGCTAGGGGAAACCGTTGTCAAAAGAGGCTTACAGCCCATGGTGAGGCCGCTGCAACGGCCGCCGATGAGGCTTGGGAAACGGGCCCGGCGGGGCACTCGTAGGGCACCCCCGGCCGGGGCAGGAGGCCCCGCCTGCCGGCGGCATCGATGACGTGGGCCAGAATCCTGGCCGTAGCCAGGGCTTCTTCCAAGGTGTTCTCCACGCTGCCGATTTCGATGAGGAGGGCGCCCGGCATCAGGTGCTGGTTGAACCGCTCCCGGTGCCGCCGCACGCCCCGGGACAGGCCGGGGTAGCTTTCCTCCACCAGATGGTTCAAGGTCTCGGCCACGCACAAGTTTTGCCGCCAGTTGGGGTGATCCTGGCTGCGGGTGCCCACCACGAACAGCACTTTGGCCATCGGCTGATCGCCCACGGTAGCCAGGCTCACGGACCGGGGCACGGCGTCCCGGTGGAGATCCAGGATGAGCATCAAGGACGGGTGGACGTCGGTGACCCGGCGGCCCGTCCCGCCGAAATTCTCCAGCATCTGCAGGGACCGGTAGTAGGCGCCGATGCGGGTCACGGCGTTGTTCTGCCAATCGAACAGGTCCGTCACGTGGATCACCGGCACGCCGTGCTGTTCCTGGAGCACCGACGCCAGTTCCCGGCCCACCCGGATCATGTTCCGGGCGGGGTCGGGGCTGAAGCCGTGGCCGGCGGGGTCGCCGCCGGCCGTGGCGGCAGGGCCGCCCAAAAAGGCCTCGGATCCGTGGGTATGGTAAATGAGGACCACCGGCCCCCCGGCGGCAGGCGGCCAATCCCGCGCCTCCCCGCCGTCAGGGGGCTCCGCCGGTGACTCCGGAGTGTTCCGGGTATTCCAGCCATCCTGCACCAAGGGGATGAGGGGCGGCTGCCCGCCGGAGGCATGGGATGCCGGGGGCGGGGCCATGGTGCCCAGGCCGGGCAGTTCCGCCGCCAGCAGGGTCCAGGGCCGGCCCAAGGACATGCCGCCGCCCGCCTCCATGAACAGGCGCAGGAGCCGTCCCGGATTCAGGCCTTGGGGATCGGTGAGGGACGGCGGCGGGTCCACCCACTGGAGGACGGGGATCGCCGTGCGCAGTATGTGGCGCAGGAGGCGGGTACCCGGGCCCGGCCGCCCGGCGGATGCTGCCGCGGGCACCGCCGGCTCCAGGCCCCCCGCCGGCGGCAGGAACATCAAAGCCATGCCCAAGGCCGCTATAGCCCACAGGAGCAGGAAAGGCCAGGCCCGGTACCAGGCGAAGGAGCGCCGGCCGGTCCCCATGGGCCGCCAGGCGGCAGTTGCTCTAAGATGTGCCCGCTGTTCCCTTCCCATATGGAAAGGTGTATGAGAGGGGGACGGGCACTATGCCGGGGAGGGGACCTTCCCCTTCAGCGCAGCTCCGTGGGCACCACGGCGTCGATGATGCCGATGACCAGGGACGCCAGCAGGGCCCCGATGATGGATACTTCCATGGACGGCACGATGAACTGGGTGAGCCAGATGACCACAGCCGCCGTCAGAAAGCCGATGATGCCCCGGTTTTGGGGCGAAACCCTCTGGCCCATGAGGGCCTCCACGATGTAGCCGATTACGGCGATGGCCAAGGCTGCCAGCAGGGCATTGACGAAGCCCATGATGCGGAAGCCGGGCAGGATGAATCCGAGGAGCAAGAGGACCAGGGCCGACACGACGAAGCGGATTACGGCTCCCAGCATGATACTTCACCTCCAGGGGGGACCGGCATGGATTGGAATCCTTGGCCTAGCCTGTCCTGGCGGGGTGCCGGCTATACCTTCCCCCGGAATGCCGGGTCATTGTCGCTGTCGGCTCCCTGTGATAGAATTGCCCTTCGGAGGTGAGCCTGTTTGGCTAAAAGTCTCTCCGCCAAAAAGCGGGTGCGGCAGGCAGCCGTCCGCACCATGCGGAACAAGATGTACCGCTCCCGGATCAAGACGGCTGAGCGGCGCCTGCGGGAAGCCGTGGAGCAGCAGGATGCCGCCGAAGCAGCCGCCCGCCTGCAGTGGGCCTACAAGGTCATCGACAAGGCTGCCAAGCGGGGTGTAATCCACGCCAATACCGCCGCCCGGCGCAAGGCCCGGATGGCCCGCATCGCCCAGTTGGCCACGGCAGCCCAGGAAGTTTCCTAAGACCGCCCGGCTGGCTGTTGGGCTTTGGCTCTTCCGGTGGTGACCAGCCCGGCGACCAGCATCTCAACCGCCAGCCCGGGTGGCAGTTTGCCCGTCTTGATGGCCAGATCCGTCTCACAGCAGGCCGTCAAGCCCTGGGCGATACGCCCGCTGTCCAACCGGCCCGCCTGGGCCTGTAATTTTTTGGCCACGAAAGAGTGCACCTTCAACCGGCGGCGGATTTCCGCCGGCGGGTATCCCCTTTCCGCCATCGCCTTAACCTGAAGCAGCTGCCGCATGTGCCTGGCCAGCATGGTCAAGATCCGCAGGGGCGGCTCGCCCGTGGCCAGCAGGTGATGGAGCACCTTCAAGGCGGCGCCGGTGCGCCCTTCTCCCACAGCGTCCAGCAGATCGAAAATGCGCCATTGGCCGCTGCCGCTGACCACCGCTTCCACTTCGGCGGTGTCCACGGGCCGGCCGGGGCCGGCATAGAGCAAGACCTTGTCCAGTTCCCGCTCCAATTGCTGCAGATCCCCGGGCACCGCCGACGCCAGCAGGGCGGCGGCGGCCGACGTCATGGGGCTTCCCCGCTCCCGGGCCCGGCGCACCAGCCAATTGGCCGTCTCCCGGGGCCCCAGGGACTGGCACTCCACCGTCAGGGCGTGTTCCTGGAGCAGGCGCGCGGCGGGGTTTTGCTTCTCCACCGCCGTCATGTCGAAAACGAGGCATGTGTCCTCGGTGATGAAGGGCAGGACCTTCGCCAAAGCCTCCACCGCCCTTTGGACGACGGCCTGGGCCTTGACCGTCAAAGGTTCCCACTCCCGCACCACCACCAGGCGGCGCCCGCCGAAGAGGGGCGGCGTCCGCAGGATCTCTTCCACCTGGGACAGGTGGTGGTCCGCTTCTTCCAGGCGGTGGAGGCCCAAGGAGGCTTCGGGCCCGTCTCCCAGCGCATGGCGGGCCAGGCGGTCAATAAAGCCGCGGCGTAAGTACGTCTCGGGACCGACCACCAAGTATACCGGCGCGGGGCCGGCCTCGGCCAGCCGGCGCAGCGCCTCGCCCACCTTCACCGGGAGCAGCCTCCTTTCCATCAGGCCCATCTTTTACATCCTAACTAACATCATTCATCATTCTACAGGGCGGCAGCCGCCTCCCCCCCAGGCAGCCCGGTAGCACCACCGCCCCTTTTCAACTGTGAACCGGAGGGCACCGTGTTGCGGGGTGCTCAGCACCAAAGTCCCGCGGGCCGCCAGCCGCGCCGTCACCTCCGGGTGGGGGAAGCCGTAACGGTTGTTGCGGCCCGCCTGGATGACGGCCACCTCCGGGTCTATGGCCTCCAGAAAGGCGGGGGTGGTGGAAGTGCGGCTGCCGTGGTGGCCGACCTTCAGCAGGTGGGCCCGGAGCCCCGCCTCCCGGTGCCGGCTGAGAAGGAACTCCTCCCCGGGCGCCTCCAGGTCCCCCGGCAGCAGCCCGCGGAAGGCGCCGTAGTGCAGGATCATGACCAGGGAGTTGTTGTTCACGTCGCTGCCGGTGCCCGCCAGAGGAGGACGGGGCGGCCCTAAAACCTCCAGGAACGCGGGCCCCAGGGGGATTTGGTCCCCCGGCCGCGGTACCACCCGGGGCACGCCCCGCTCCCGGGCCGCCGCCACCATGGCGTCGTAGGCGCCGCCGGCGGGGAAGCCGGGCTCCACCAGGGCACCGGGCAGGCCGGGGCCGGCGGCCAGCAGGTGGGCGATGCCCGCGGCATGGTCGGCATCCCCGTGGGTAGCCACCAGGAGATCGGGGGCTTGGACCCCCCGCCTCCGCAGGTAAGGGGCCAGCACGAACCGGGCCTGGTCCCGGGCGCCGCCGTCCACCACCACCCACAAGCCCGGCGGGATGCCGATGACGAAGCCGTCCCCCTGGCCCACATCGGGGAACACCATTTCCAGCCGTCGGGGAGCCGCCAGGACGGAATTCCACACCAGCAGGGCCGCCAAGCCCAATACCGCCGCCGCCAGCCGGCCGGGCCGGGGAAGGCGGGGACGGCGCTTTTTCACCAGGGGCGGCCGGAAATCGGCCAGGCACCAGCCCAGCCAGGCGTAATAGCAGGCCGTCAGCCAAGGAGGCGGCACCGGCAGCACCACCGGGGGCAAGGGCAGGTGCTCCGCCCAGTGGACCAGCCCTTGGAGCAGCCTGACGGGCCCGCTTATGATGACGGCCGACACCCCGCCCGCCGCGGGGAACAAAGCAACGGCCGGCAGGAGCACCAGCCCCAGCACCAGGACGGCGGCCACCAAAGGCACCGCCGGGGGCGTCAGCAGGATGGACAAGGGCTGCACCGTGCCGAAGGCGTGGAGCATTACCGGCAGGGTGCCCAGGAAGGCCGCCAGACCCGCCGCCAAAGGGCCCGTCAGTCGCGGCACCAAACTGCTTGAGGAAGGACCGCCGGTGGTGAAACCACCCGCCAGGAGGGCGATGGCTGCCGCCGCGCCGAAACTGAGCTGCCAGCCCACATCCCACAACTGGTACGGGTGGTAGATCAGGAGGGCAAGGGCGGCGGCCCCTACGGCGTTCAAGGGTGCCGGCGGCCGGTCCAGCAGCCTTTGGCAGCCCGCCAGGGCCAGCATCAAGACGGCCCGGACGATGGGCGCCCGGCCCCCCGTCCACAGCACCAAGGCCGCCAGCACGACGGCCTGCACCATGAACCGGCGATGCCGGTGGGCCACCACGGGCCGCAGGAGGAAATTGAGGCAGCCCACCACCAGGCCGACGTGCAGGCCCGACACCGCCAAAAGGTGGGCCAGCCCCGTGGCCTGGAACCCCGCCCTGTCGTCGGGATCCAGTTCCCCTTGGTCGCCGAAGAGGAGGGCGGCGGCCAACCCCCATTGGCCGCCCGTCATTTGCCGGCGGAGGCGGTTGTAGGCCTCTTGCCGCAGGTCGAAGAGGAGGCGCCGCATCCCGCCCGGGGGCGTCCCCGCCTGCAGCAACTGGCCCGGATCGTTGATGTAGAGCACATAGGGCACCCGCCGGGCCTCCCAGTAGCGGTGGCCGTCGAAGCCCCACGGGTTGGCGGGCGGGCGGGGCCGCACCACCGCTCCCCGCACGATGACGGCATCGCCGTAGCGGGCCGGCGGCTCGTCTCCCGCCTCCCGGCTGGGCCATTCCAGCCGGATGCGGGGCGGGCGCCCCCCATCCACTCCGGCAACGGGGCACAAGATGAGGCGCCAGCCGCCCGCCGTTGCTTCGGGCGGGCTGCAAATATAGCCGGCTGCGGCACCGGCGCCCCCTGCAGGGCCGGCCAAAGCGCCGGCCTCATCACCGGCGAAGAGTTGTTCAGGACGATTCTCGTCCGCGGCCCGGGCCGCCGCCAGGTGGGCCGCCCCGGCCCACACCAAGCCCAGGGCAAGGCAAAGCAGGGCTCCCAGCCGCCGGGCCCGCCCCAGGCCGGGTTGGCTGCCGGCGGCCCCGCCAAGCCTGCGGGGGCCCAAGACCCAGGCTCCCGGCCTGCCTGCCAGGCAGCCCAAGACCCAGCAGAAGACGGCCGCCACCCAGGCCGCCCCCGGCCTCAAGAAGGGCAGTTGCCGCCCCAGGGCGATGCCCCCGGCGAACAGGAGGGCCGCCGCCGCCAAGGGCATGTCGCCGCCGGGGATGCCCGCCGGCCGGCCCAGAACCCGCCCGGCGCCGGCCATGGGTCGTAGCCCCTTAAGAACTGCCGTCCACATAAATGTAGGGGCGCATGTTCTCCAGGGAGCGGGGCCCGATGCCTTGGACCCGGGTCAATTCATCCACGCTCTGGAAAGGACCGTGGGCCTGGCGATAGGCCACGATGCGGGCCGCCAGGACGGGGCCGATGCCGGGCACCTGCTGCAGGGCGTCCACGCCGGCCCGGTTCACGTTCACCCGGGCCATGGCCCCAGGCGGCTCTTCTCCCGGCGCTCCAGCCCCCGTTGAGGGTGTTTCCTCCCCCCGGCGGGGCACGTACAATTGCTGGCCGTCCTGCAGGGGAGCCGCCAGGTTGATCCGGTCCAGGTCGGCTTCCGGGACCGCGCCCCCGGCGGCGTTGACGCCGTCCACCGCCCGGGCTCCCTCAGGCAGTTCATAAACCCCGGGAGCCGCCACCGCCCCCGCTATGTGGACCTGCAGCAACCGGTCCCCCGCACCCGCCTCTTCCCGGTCCGGATCCCCGTCCAGCCCGCTGGCCGGGTTTTGGCCGGGATCCTGGCCCTGCGACTCCCCTTGCCCGGGAGGAGCGCCCGGGCCGCCGGCAGCCCCCTCTTCCGCCGCCCACGGCACCACCCGCTGGGTCAGGTATTCATGCAATTCCCGGCGGGCCTGGTGGACCCGCCACTGCTGCCACAGGAGGAGGGCGGAGCCCACCAGCAGGGCGATGCACAGCCAGGCCACCAGCGTCCCCTCAGCCCGGCGCCAAGACCGGCCCCAGTACCGGCCCATAGGACAACGCCCCCAGCACCAGTTTCTGCCAATAGGCAATTCGGCGCTGAGGGCGTTGTTTCCTGTTTTTTCCTTTTAACCTTTCGGGGGGTCAGCCGATGACGATGTTGACCAGCCGGTCGGGCACCGTCACCACCCGGCGTACCTGCTTCCCGTCCAGCAGGTCCCGCACCCGCTGGCTGGCCAGGGCCGCCGCCTTCAATTCCTCTTCGCTGGCGCCGGCGGCCATCTGGATGCGATCCCGCACCCGCCCGTTCACCTGAACCACCACGGTAACGGTGCTGGCGGCCAGGGCGGAGGAGTCCGCCTCGGGCCACGGCTGCTGGTGGACGCTGCCGGCCTTGCCCAGCACCACGGACCACAATTCCTCGGCCAGGTGGGGCACAAAGGGCGCCAGCATCCGGACCAGGGCGTCCACCCCTTCGGCCATGACCTCCCGGGCAGCCCCCGGGCCGTGCTGCTCCTGCACCGCCGTCATCTCATTCACCAGTTCCATCATGGCGCTGATGGCCGTGTTGAACTGGAAGCGGTCGTTGATGTCGTGGGTCACCTTGTGGATGGTCTGGTGCAGCTTGGTCCGCAGGCGACCCCGGACCTCGTCGCCGGCGGGATCGTCACCCCCGGCATCCCTTTGGGCCCCTTGGAAATGGGTCGCCAGGCGCCACACCCGCTGCAGGAAGCGGGCGGCCCCTTCGATGCCGCTGTGCTGCCACTGGAAGTCCCGCTCCGGCGGCGCCGCGAACAAGATGTACAGCCGGGCGGCGTCGGCGCCGTACCGGTCCACCATCTCCTCGATGGACACCACATTGCCCTTGGACTTGGACATCTTGGCCCCGTCCATCACCACCATGCCGTTGCAGAACAGGTTGGTGAAGGGCTCCGCCGCCGGGACGAGGCCCTCATCGTACAGCACCTTGGTGATGAAGCGGGAATACAGCAGGTGGAGCACCGCGTGCTCGATGCCGCCGATGTACTGGTCCACCGGCAGCCAGTACTTGACCTCCTGGAGGTCGAAGGGCCCCTCCTCGTACCGGGGCGAGCAGTACCGGTAGTAGTACCAGGAGGAATCCACAAAGGTGTCCATGGTGTCCGTTTCCCGCCGGGCCGGCCCGCCGCACCGGGGGCAGGAGGTGTTGACGAAGCCCTCGTGCCGGGCCAGGGGCGAGCCCCCCTCGCCCGTCAAGGCCACATCTTCGGGCAGCAGCACC
This genomic window contains:
- a CDS encoding stage II sporulation protein P, whose amino-acid sequence is MGTGRRSFAWYRAWPFLLLWAIAALGMALMFLPPAGGLEPAVPAAASAGRPGPGTRLLRHILRTAIPVLQWVDPPPSLTDPQGLNPGRLLRLFMEAGGGMSLGRPWTLLAAELPGLGTMAPPPASHASGGQPPLIPLVQDGWNTRNTPESPAEPPDGGEARDWPPAAGGPVVLIYHTHGSEAFLGGPAATAGGDPAGHGFSPDPARNMIRVGRELASVLQEQHGVPVIHVTDLFDWQNNAVTRIGAYYRSLQMLENFGGTGRRVTDVHPSLMLILDLHRDAVPRSVSLATVGDQPMAKVLFVVGTRSQDHPNWRQNLCVAETLNHLVEESYPGLSRGVRRHRERFNQHLMPGALLIEIGSVENTLEEALATARILAHVIDAAGRRGLLPRPGVPYECPAGPVSQASSAAVAAASPWAVSLF
- a CDS encoding phage holin family protein, translating into MLGAVIRFVVSALVLLLLGFILPGFRIMGFVNALLAALAIAVIGYIVEALMGQRVSPQNRGIIGFLTAAVVIWLTQFIVPSMEVSIIGALLASLVIGIIDAVVPTELR
- the rpsT gene encoding 30S ribosomal protein S20 — its product is MAKSLSAKKRVRQAAVRTMRNKMYRSRIKTAERRLREAVEQQDAAEAAARLQWAYKVIDKAAKRGVIHANTAARRKARMARIAQLATAAQEVS
- the holA gene encoding DNA polymerase III subunit delta, with the protein product MKVGEALRRLAEAGPAPVYLVVGPETYLRRGFIDRLARHALGDGPEASLGLHRLEEADHHLSQVEEILRTPPLFGGRRLVVVREWEPLTVKAQAVVQRAVEALAKVLPFITEDTCLVFDMTAVEKQNPAARLLQEHALTVECQSLGPRETANWLVRRARERGSPMTSAAAALLASAVPGDLQQLERELDKVLLYAGPGRPVDTAEVEAVVSGSGQWRIFDLLDAVGEGRTGAALKVLHHLLATGEPPLRILTMLARHMRQLLQVKAMAERGYPPAEIRRRLKVHSFVAKKLQAQAGRLDSGRIAQGLTACCETDLAIKTGKLPPGLAVEMLVAGLVTTGRAKAQQPAGRS
- a CDS encoding DNA internalization-related competence protein ComEC/Rec2, with translation MAGAGRVLGRPAGIPGGDMPLAAAALLFAGGIALGRQLPFLRPGAAWVAAVFCWVLGCLAGRPGAWVLGPRRLGGAAGSQPGLGRARRLGALLCLALGLVWAGAAHLAAARAADENRPEQLFAGDEAGALAGPAGGAGAAAGYICSPPEATAGGWRLILCPVAGVDGGRPPRIRLEWPSREAGDEPPARYGDAVIVRGAVVRPRPPANPWGFDGHRYWEARRVPYVLYINDPGQLLQAGTPPGGMRRLLFDLRQEAYNRLRRQMTGGQWGLAAALLFGDQGELDPDDRAGFQATGLAHLLAVSGLHVGLVVGCLNFLLRPVVAHRHRRFMVQAVVLAALVLWTGGRAPIVRAVLMLALAGCQRLLDRPPAPLNAVGAAALALLIYHPYQLWDVGWQLSFGAAAAIALLAGGFTTGGPSSSSLVPRLTGPLAAGLAAFLGTLPVMLHAFGTVQPLSILLTPPAVPLVAAVLVLGLVLLPAVALFPAAGGVSAVIISGPVRLLQGLVHWAEHLPLPPVVLPVPPPWLTACYYAWLGWCLADFRPPLVKKRRPRLPRPGRLAAAVLGLAALLVWNSVLAAPRRLEMVFPDVGQGDGFVIGIPPGLWVVVDGGARDQARFVLAPYLRRRGVQAPDLLVATHGDADHAAGIAHLLAAGPGLPGALVEPGFPAGGAYDAMVAAARERGVPRVVPRPGDQIPLGPAFLEVLGPPRPPLAGTGSDVNNNSLVMILHYGAFRGLLPGDLEAPGEEFLLSRHREAGLRAHLLKVGHHGSRTSTTPAFLEAIDPEVAVIQAGRNNRYGFPHPEVTARLAARGTLVLSTPQHGALRFTVEKGRWCYRAAWGGGGCRPVE
- a CDS encoding helix-hairpin-helix domain-containing protein, producing the protein MGRYWGRSWRRAEGTLVAWLCIALLVGSALLLWQQWRVHQARRELHEYLTQRVVPWAAEEGAAGGPGAPPGQGESQGQDPGQNPASGLDGDPDREEAGAGDRLLQVHIAGAVAAPGVYELPEGARAVDGVNAAGGAVPEADLDRINLAAPLQDGQQLYVPRRGEETPSTGAGAPGEEPPGAMARVNVNRAGVDALQQVPGIGPVLAARIVAYRQAHGPFQSVDELTRVQGIGPRSLENMRPYIYVDGSS